One window of the Thermococcus sp. P6 genome contains the following:
- a CDS encoding pro-sigmaK processing inhibitor BofA family protein — translation MIGELLFLFLFILVALYIVIKLTLAVLKYLITNAIVGLLLLWAINTVGIAHVEYTPLNILIVAVGGVAGVVLLLLLSWL, via the coding sequence ATGATTGGCGAGCTTTTGTTCCTGTTCCTTTTTATCCTTGTGGCCCTCTACATCGTCATCAAACTGACGCTGGCCGTCCTGAAGTACCTAATAACCAACGCCATCGTGGGTCTCCTGCTCCTGTGGGCTATCAACACCGTTGGAATAGCGCACGTTGAGTACACCCCTCTGAACATCCTCATAGTGGCCGTGGGTGGAGTTGCTGGAGTTGTTCTTCTGCTACTGCTCTCGTGGCTTTAG